Within Chelatococcus sp. HY11, the genomic segment GCGCCTGGAGCGCAGCGCTGCCAGCCGGATCTGGCTGAGAACAAAATGCTCCAGATTCAACGCGATAGAAAAGCGTCGGCACGCAAAGCCGCTCGCAATTTTTGCGCGTCGACGCTCCAGTGTGGCTTATGCATCAAGGGTCAACCGTTGGCTATATATTGGGCACCATTGATGGTCAGAACCGAGCCCGTCATGAACGCGGCCTTGTCCGACGCGAGGAACGCGACGGCAGCGGCGATTTCCTCGGCCTTGCCGAGCCGGCCAGCAGGGATGCCCGAAACGATCTTGGCGAGCGTGTCAGCCGGAACGGCCGCCACCATTTCGGTGTCGACGTAACCGGGGCAAATGCAGTTGACCGTGACGCCCTTAGGCGCGTTCTCAAGCGCGAGCGCTTTGGTGAAACCGATGATGCCGGCCTTCGCGGCCGAATAGTTCACCTGACCGACCTGCCCCTTCTGGCCGTTGATCGAAGAAATATTGATGATCCGGCCGAATCCGCGTGAGCGCATGCCATCGATCACGGGCTTGGTCATGCAGAACATGCTGTTCAGATTGGCATGGATCACCGCCGACCACTGCTCATAGCTCATGCGGTGGAACATGCCGTCCCGGGTAATACCGGCATTGTTGACCAGAATCTCGACCGGGCCGAGATCTTCGGCGACGCGGTTCAAACCAGCCGCGCAGGCCTCGGGATCACCCGCATCCCACTTGTAGGCCTTGATTCCGGTCTCAGCGGTGAAGGCACCCGCAGCCTGCTCATTTCCGGCAAAGGTCGCAGCCACGCTGTATCCTTCAGCATGGAGCGCCTTGGAAATGGCCGCACCGATCCCACGTGTGCCGCCTGTGACCACCGCTACCTTGGACATGAGCACCCTCCCACAATCGATTATTGTGAACGCCAGCCGTCATACACACTCACCATGCCTGGCACCGTCAGTTGCCGGCGCCAGACAGTTTGCGCGATAGCCCTGAAACGGGCCCTCAGTCCGGCCCCGTGAGCTTATCGCTCGACGGTCAAAGCAATCCCCATGCCGCCGCCGATGCAGAGCGTGGCGAGCCCCTTCTTCGCATCGCGCCGAACGAGTTCATGCAGCAGCGTGGTCAGGATGCGCGCACCCGACGCGCCGATCGGATGGCCGATGGCGATGGCACCGCCGTTGACATTGACCTTGCCGGTATCCCAGCCGAGATCGCGATTGACCGCGATGGCCTGCGCAGCGAAGGCCTCGTTCGCCTCGATCAAATCAAGGTCGTCTACCTTCCAGCCCGCCTTGGCGAGGGCCTTGCGCGCCGCTGGAATGGGCCCCGAGCCCATGATTGCAGGCTCCACGCCGGCCGTCGCCCAGGACGCGATCCGCGCCAGCGGCTTCAGGCCGCGCTTCTCGGCAGCCGCGGCGCTCATCAGCACAAGCGCGGCCGCGCCGTCGTTCAGGCCGGACGCATTGGCGGCCGTGACCGTCCCCTCCTTCGAGAAGGCGGGGCGCAGCTTGGCCATAGCCTCGAGCGTCGCGCCGTCACGGATGTATTCGTCCGTGTCGATGACGATGTCGCCCTTGCGCGAGGCGATGGTGACCGGCGCGATCTCATCCTTGAAGCGGCCGGCCTTCTTCGCGGCCTCGGCCTTGTTCTGCGAGGCGACCGCGAAGGCATCCTGCTCCTCGCGGGAAATCTGCCATTTGGTCGCGACATTCTCGGCGGTCACGCCCATGTGATAACCGTGAAAGGCATCCCACAGACCGTCCTTGATCATCGTGTCGACGAACTGGATGTCACCGAACTTGGTGCCGGCGCGCATATGCGCGGCATGAGGCGACAGGCTCATCGATTCCTGGCCGCCCGCGACGATGATGTCCGCATCGCCATTGGCGATCTGCTGCAGCCCGAGCGCGACCGCGCGCAGGCCGGACCCGCAAACCTGATTGAGACCCCAAGCGGTCTTCTCGACGGGGATGCCGGCCTTCATCGCCGCCTGGCGGGCCGGGTTCTGGCCCTCGCCCGCTGCAAGCACCTGGCCCAGAATCACCTCATCCACCTCGCTGGCGGCAACGCCGGCCTTGCCCAGCGCCGCGGTGATGGCGGTGGCGCCCAGCACATGGGCCGGCACCGACGCGAAGGATCCGTTAAACGATCCCACGGGCGTGCGCGCCGCCGCAACAATGACGATATCGTCCGAGGCCATCCTCAGTCTCCTGTTCTGTCCGCGATCCCCGTGAGGTGTCGCAGAGATCTTCTCTTATAGATGCTATTTGGCTGGCGCATTTGACAGGCGTCAAGCATATCAGGTTCACGCCATGGCCGGGGGCCCTCAGTGTGCATTGCAAACAAATGAGTTTCCGATACCCATATA encodes:
- the phbB gene encoding acetoacetyl-CoA reductase, with product MSKVAVVTGGTRGIGAAISKALHAEGYSVAATFAGNEQAAGAFTAETGIKAYKWDAGDPEACAAGLNRVAEDLGPVEILVNNAGITRDGMFHRMSYEQWSAVIHANLNSMFCMTKPVIDGMRSRGFGRIINISSINGQKGQVGQVNYSAAKAGIIGFTKALALENAPKGVTVNCICPGYVDTEMVAAVPADTLAKIVSGIPAGRLGKAEEIAAAVAFLASDKAAFMTGSVLTINGAQYIANG
- a CDS encoding acetyl-CoA C-acetyltransferase; this translates as MASDDIVIVAAARTPVGSFNGSFASVPAHVLGATAITAALGKAGVAASEVDEVILGQVLAAGEGQNPARQAAMKAGIPVEKTAWGLNQVCGSGLRAVALGLQQIANGDADIIVAGGQESMSLSPHAAHMRAGTKFGDIQFVDTMIKDGLWDAFHGYHMGVTAENVATKWQISREEQDAFAVASQNKAEAAKKAGRFKDEIAPVTIASRKGDIVIDTDEYIRDGATLEAMAKLRPAFSKEGTVTAANASGLNDGAAALVLMSAAAAEKRGLKPLARIASWATAGVEPAIMGSGPIPAARKALAKAGWKVDDLDLIEANEAFAAQAIAVNRDLGWDTGKVNVNGGAIAIGHPIGASGARILTTLLHELVRRDAKKGLATLCIGGGMGIALTVER